TAACTAGTGGATTCGCAACAAAGTTGATACCAGACATACGAAGTAAGCGGAACAAGCGAGAGGCATAAGCACCATTATATGAATGCATTGCTGTTGTATGACTTGCTGTTACTTTTTCACCCATATTGAATTTATGAGCAAGAGCGGCAACAGTTTCAACAAAGCGTGATTGTTCATCATCGATTTCATCACAGTGAACATCAATTAGACGGTCATATTTTTTCGCTAATTCAAAAATATAGTGAAGAGATTCGACACCGTATTCACGAGTAAACTCAAAATGAGGAATAGCGCCAATAACATCTGCGCCTAGCTGTACTGCCTCTTCAAGTAATTCTTTACCATTAGGGTAAGAAAGAATGCCTTCTTGAGGAAAAGCAACGATTTGGATATCAACCCATTCTTTCATTTCTTCTTTTACTTCAAGCATTGCTTTTAATGCAATCAGTGTCGGATCTGACACATCGACGTGAGTACGAACGTGTTGAATACCGTTAGCAATTTGCCATTTTAATGTTTGTTTAGCGCGTGTTTTTACATCTTCAATAGATAATAGTTCTTTACGCTCAGCCCAACGTTCAATTCCCTCAAATAAGGTACCTGAAATATTCCAGCTTGGTTCACCTGCCGTTTGAGTCGTATCTAAATGAATATGAGGTTCGCAAAATGGAGCGTTGGCTAAACCCCCTTCAGCATCAAGAATATCACCAGAATAGGAGAGTGCTTGCTCATTGTTAGTAATGGTTTTGAATTGACCATCTTCAATCAAGATCTGAAATAAACCTTCTTGATCACGTAGAGCTACGTTTTTTATTAATAAATTAGTCATTGCTGTATCTTCTATACTGTTTCTGTTTCAGAAATCGATTTTTTGTTAATCATTGGGTTTAGTAATAGGTAGCTAATCGCTCCGCCTAATACAGCGTTTACAGGAACAACGCCCGGTAAGAATTTACCAGCGGCAACACCAATGGCTACTGCGATAATACCTGCCCAGTTAATGGTTTGGAATGCTGCGTTATTAAAATTTAGGTAGCGTTTACGGTTACTAAAGAAGTCCGCAATGATAACACCACCAATAGGTGGAATCGCTAAAGATAAGAACGTTAACCAACCTACAAAGTTATTGTATAACCAAAGTGCGCAAACAGTACCAATTAGACCATTTAGCATAGAAACATATTTACTCGGTAAACCCGTAATATTTGAAAAACCAAGTCCAGAAGCGTATAGCGCATTGTCATTTGTCGTCCAAATATTTAGGCCTAATACGATAATTGCAGGGATTAATAACCCTTGTGCAATCATTACTTCTGAAATATCAGACTGACCAGTAACAGAAGCGCCAGCAGCACCAAAGATGAACATTAAAGAATTACCGATAAAGAAAGCTATCATTGTGATAGCAACGGCCCCCATTGGTTTTTTACCAAAACGAACGAAGTCAGCCGTTAAGGTTCCGGCACTTACAAAAGAACCAACAACCATGGCAAGAGCAACCGAAAAATCCATAGGTTCTGCTGGTTGAATTTTTTGAAGCTCAGCAATGCCACCAATACTATCAACAGCACTAAATACCGAGTATCCACCTAAAATGGCAATTGCAGGCACTGCAACCATAGATAAAATCATTAGAGCAGATATACCGAAGTAAACAGTGACGGTCATTAATAGACCAGAGATAACAATGAGAGCGTTGGTATCTATGCCTGTGGCTTTTTGTACTGGGATAGCGAACATTGCAACACCAACACCAAACCAACCAACTTGAGTACCACCGAGAAGTAGAGAGGGAAGCCAAGAGCCTTTAGAGCCGAAAGAAAAACGAGCGAGGAGATGAGTAGAGAGACCAGTTGAAGCGCCGATGTAACCAAGAAAAGAAGTGTAAATGCCGAGGATTAAATTACCAATAAGAACAGCGAGGAAGAAATCATTAAAAGAAAGTCCGGTCCCAAGTGAACCGCCTGTCCACATACTTGCCGAGAAAAAAGTGAGTCCTAACATAACTAAAGTTAAGGAAACGACGCCTTTTCTGGCTGTCTTAGGTACAGGCCCTAAGCTGTAATCATTGTCGTGAGACATATGCAATCCTCGTCTGTATTGAATGTATTTTGGTCAAGTTTTTGACAAACGGACGAGAGTCTAAAGAAAATTATATTATTGTCAATAATGTAATCTTGGTTTTTGTTTTGTTTTAGAGTGTTTTTTATTTATCTATTTGTATTATAAGTGTTTATTAGTTTTGATTTATTGCTTATGTTTTTTGTTAAACGGTTGCTTTATCTTTTATTTTGTAGGAAATAGATTGTTGGTTCTAATTTTTGATTTTTATAAATAAAAGATGGTGTGATGTTTTTTATCTTGGTTGGATTTGAGTTTTTAGTGTGTAAAAAGCAATAGTAATCATAAAAATTATATCTTTTAGATAAAACAAAAGCCTTAAAGTGTTACTTTTAAGGCTTTTGTCGTTTTTACTTGGTTATTGTCTATTTTTTGCTTGTTAAGTGTAAGGTTTTATCCGGTTATTCCCAGATTATTTTTTTATCTTGAGGCCAGTTAGATGCAAATTCATGGTAATTTTTCTCTAGTACGTGGCGTTTTATCTTTAAAGTCGGTGTTAAAATGCCATTTTCAATGCTCCAAGGCTCTTTTATCATTAAGATGCCTTTTAGCTTTTCATGTGACTCTAAACCATCATTAATTGTCTCAAGGTTTTTAAGAGCGGTTCTTTCATAACGAGCTTGATCAAAATTAGGATAAGCATGAGGTACTGCTAATAAAATAGGACCAGGTAGACCTGAGCCTATTAAACACATCATTTCAAGATTACTTAAATCAAAGATGCGTTTTTCAATTGGTACAGGAGCAACGAATTTTCCTTTGGCTGTTTTGAATGTGTCTTTTTTCCTACCTTGGATAGTTAAAAAGCCCTCAGAATCAATAGATCCAATATCACCTGTATGGAGCCATCCATCTTTATTAAAGGTTTCAGCGGTTGCTTCATCATTTTTATAATAACCAGCAAACAGGCTGTCACCTCTAACTAAAATTTCTTCATCGTCTGCAATTTTTAATTCAACACCAGGTCCTGCTGCACCGACACTACCGACTTTATCTGAACGGTATGGATGATTCAGTGTGCTATAGGCAAACGTTTCTGTCATTCCCCATGCTTCGGTAATGTTTAGGCCTATACTCTCATACCATTTTAATAAACTTGCAGATACAGGAGCTGAACCACAACCCAGTACACGTGCTTTATCAAGCCCTAAGCCATCTGCTAACTTACGTTTTATTAATCCACTGACGAATGGGATTTTTAATAAAATAGCTAATTTCTTTTGTGGCAACTTATCTTGAATGCGTTGTTGGAAAACCGTCCATAATCGTGGGACTGAAATAAATAAAGTTGGGCGATGCATTTTTACATCATCAATAAAAGTATCTAAAGATTCAGGAAAGGCGGTTTGGATCCCTCCAAAGAAAGCTGAACCTAAAATATATACTCGCTCAGTGATGTGAGCTAAAGGAAGATAAGAGAAGAGCCTGTCATCTTGCTGCATACCAATGTGATTAATTAAATGTTTTGAAGCGTGACTGAATCCGCCAAAGGTCAGCATTGCTCCTTTTGGTAAACCAGAAGTACCAGAGGTGTACACAATAGACATTAATGTATTGTCATTATGCTCAGCTTTGAAATTAGAAGGGTTATGAGTAGCTAACAAAATTTCAAATTGATATTGGCATTTGGCTGCCGAATCATAATCAAAGGCGATGGTTAATATATTGGGTAAGTTAGTGATTGCTTGCTGTGTTGCTTCACTATTATCAAGTTTACCTACGATAAGTACCTTACTTTCACTGTGTGTTAAACAATGCTCTATGGTATCGAGTCCGGCTGTTGGAAAAATAGGAACGCTCACAAAATCCCCTAACATTAAGGCCAGATCAGTGATAAACCATTCGGCACAGTTTTTAGATATTAGTGCGACTTTGTCTTTTGGTTTAATACCCATTTCTTGCAGTGCACTCACAAGGCGCAATGCTTTATCAACAACATCAGCAAAAGAATAGTCTGTAAATTCTCTGTTTTTTATTTGACGAAGAAATAGGTCATGTGGCTTTTTCTCTGCCCATTCGAGCATCGCTTCATGAGGGAGTTGAGGGTTGGTTTTGTGGTCAAAAAATGGCTGATTCATGGCTGCATCCTGCGATTATTATTATTTGTTGTTAATATAATGTTAAGTAAATATCGTTTTATTAGATCAGTCAAATTTTAATCAAAATAATGAGAACTTTATAAGTGAGTATTTACCCTAAAGTTGGATGATTGATAGATATAAAAAAAGCCTGCACATAAAAGCTAATGCCGCTCGCTTAACAGCTAGTGGCTCTTTTTTTATAAGGGTAGCGCGGTGCTTTATAAAGCACTTGTCGCGGAAATGGTTTTCGCTTTCTTTTCTTTGGCAGGATTAGACGCTTTCCGCTTTCTCGTAGATTTTTCAGCTTCTTGGGCACTGTTCCTGGTGTTCGCCCTGAACACCACAGGAACTCATCTTGGATTAGCCTTAACGCATTAATAAAGCTTATTCTTAATGGTTCCATTTTATGAAAATCGGCCATTCTTTTCATTTCTAGACGAACGAGGTTATAAGAAATCAAAATCCCCCATAACTCTTGATATATTCCTTCTATTTTCAAGCTTCTAAGCACTGCTTGATTGTTAAGTTGACCTTGTTTTAATTCACCATAACCTTGTTCTATTTCCCATCGTTCCCAGTAAATTTCAACAATATCTTTCAATGGATAAGTCACAGGACACTCTAATGAAGTAATAAACCCTTTGATCTCTCCTTTCGGCTCAGGTATTAAAACTAAACGAGCTTGCCAGCTATCTCCGAGGTGAGGATATTTCTGTTTTGCATCAGGCGAAACTGGCATTTTAATCAGTTTATCGTAGTCTGAAAACTCTTCTAAAACGTCGTACCTAAATTTACTTTTTATTGGAGTTAACCAATGAGTATTTTTTCCTGCATTACGCCATGATTCAAAAAGTTCAGCGGACATAAAACCACGGTCAAAAAGAGTTAATGAATTATT
The Aliivibrio fischeri ATCC 7744 = JCM 18803 = DSM 507 DNA segment above includes these coding regions:
- a CDS encoding cytosine deaminase → MTNLLIKNVALRDQEGLFQILIEDGQFKTITNNEQALSYSGDILDAEGGLANAPFCEPHIHLDTTQTAGEPSWNISGTLFEGIERWAERKELLSIEDVKTRAKQTLKWQIANGIQHVRTHVDVSDPTLIALKAMLEVKEEMKEWVDIQIVAFPQEGILSYPNGKELLEEAVQLGADVIGAIPHFEFTREYGVESLHYIFELAKKYDRLIDVHCDEIDDEQSRFVETVAALAHKFNMGEKVTASHTTAMHSYNGAYASRLFRLLRMSGINFVANPLVNIHLQGRFDDYPKRRGITRVKEMLANNINVCFGHDDVFDPWYPLGTANMLQVLHMGLHVCQIMGYDQINQGLDLISYKSARTLNIQDNYGIEEGKPGNLIILPAENGFDALRRQVPVRFSIRRGKVISETQPATTTITLDKAETVSFKR
- a CDS encoding AMP-binding protein, with translation MNQPFFDHKTNPQLPHEAMLEWAEKKPHDLFLRQIKNREFTDYSFADVVDKALRLVSALQEMGIKPKDKVALISKNCAEWFITDLALMLGDFVSVPIFPTAGLDTIEHCLTHSESKVLIVGKLDNSEATQQAITNLPNILTIAFDYDSAAKCQYQFEILLATHNPSNFKAEHNDNTLMSIVYTSGTSGLPKGAMLTFGGFSHASKHLINHIGMQQDDRLFSYLPLAHITERVYILGSAFFGGIQTAFPESLDTFIDDVKMHRPTLFISVPRLWTVFQQRIQDKLPQKKLAILLKIPFVSGLIKRKLADGLGLDKARVLGCGSAPVSASLLKWYESIGLNITEAWGMTETFAYSTLNHPYRSDKVGSVGAAGPGVELKIADDEEILVRGDSLFAGYYKNDEATAETFNKDGWLHTGDIGSIDSEGFLTIQGRKKDTFKTAKGKFVAPVPIEKRIFDLSNLEMMCLIGSGLPGPILLAVPHAYPNFDQARYERTALKNLETINDGLESHEKLKGILMIKEPWSIENGILTPTLKIKRHVLEKNYHEFASNWPQDKKIIWE
- a CDS encoding IS4 family transposase, with protein sequence MSEFSRELQLTAEFHLPESMDSFRKNIPIEWISEAVNQTGRAAIRKRRFPAEQAVWLVLGIGLMRNRSISDVCDKLELAFPDAKGELPPLATSSIVKARQRIGYEPLRYLFHTTASKWETEESPDLVCGLKLMSVDGTQFKTPETKDNQKLGYATGKATFPSVLAVTLMSTRTHLISDAAFGPITNSEISYAQQLVGSAPNNSLTLFDRGFMSAELFESWRNAGKNTHWLTPIKSKFRYDVLEEFSDYDKLIKMPVSPDAKQKYPHLGDSWQARLVLIPEPKGEIKGFITSLECPVTYPLKDIVEIYWERWEIEQGYGELKQGQLNNQAVLRSLKIEGIYQELWGILISYNLVRLEMKRMADFHKMEPLRISFINALRLIQDEFLWCSGRTPGTVPKKLKNLRESGKRLILPKKRKRKPFPRQVLYKAPRYPYKKRATSC
- the codB gene encoding cytosine permease, yielding MSHDNDYSLGPVPKTARKGVVSLTLVMLGLTFFSASMWTGGSLGTGLSFNDFFLAVLIGNLILGIYTSFLGYIGASTGLSTHLLARFSFGSKGSWLPSLLLGGTQVGWFGVGVAMFAIPVQKATGIDTNALIVISGLLMTVTVYFGISALMILSMVAVPAIAILGGYSVFSAVDSIGGIAELQKIQPAEPMDFSVALAMVVGSFVSAGTLTADFVRFGKKPMGAVAITMIAFFIGNSLMFIFGAAGASVTGQSDISEVMIAQGLLIPAIIVLGLNIWTTNDNALYASGLGFSNITGLPSKYVSMLNGLIGTVCALWLYNNFVGWLTFLSLAIPPIGGVIIADFFSNRKRYLNFNNAAFQTINWAGIIAVAIGVAAGKFLPGVVPVNAVLGGAISYLLLNPMINKKSISETETV